One Algihabitans albus genomic region harbors:
- a CDS encoding isocitrate lyase/PEP mutase family protein, translating into MPDSASLATEPTLTPGAKLRALLSKGGLQVMPCCYDALSAKMIEQAGFPLTFMSGFAVSAVRLGAPDTGLISYAEMLEQGRNIAAAVSIPVIGDADTGYGNALNVKRTVKGYAGAGFAAAMIEDQVAPKRCGHTRGKEVVDRETALDRIKAAVDAREEARAQGQDLLILARTDANHGHGLAEAIARAQGFAELGADILFVEAPRDTAEMETVCREVPGWKMANLVEGGDTPLLSPPELEALGYSIAAYPLTLLSAAMRATRDALAAMASGQHPTGLLMDFAELRERVGFDAYYAEEARYAGARQRD; encoded by the coding sequence ATGCCCGATTCAGCCAGCCTCGCCACCGAACCCACGCTCACGCCCGGCGCCAAGCTGCGCGCCCTGCTGAGCAAGGGCGGCCTGCAGGTCATGCCCTGCTGCTACGACGCGCTCTCGGCGAAGATGATCGAGCAGGCCGGCTTCCCGCTGACCTTCATGAGCGGCTTCGCCGTCTCGGCCGTGCGGCTGGGGGCGCCCGACACCGGCCTGATCTCCTACGCCGAGATGCTGGAGCAGGGCCGCAACATCGCCGCCGCCGTCTCGATCCCGGTGATCGGCGATGCCGACACCGGCTACGGCAACGCCCTCAACGTCAAGCGCACGGTCAAGGGCTACGCCGGGGCCGGCTTCGCCGCCGCCATGATCGAGGACCAGGTCGCGCCGAAGCGCTGCGGCCACACGCGCGGCAAGGAGGTGGTGGACCGCGAGACGGCGCTGGACCGCATCAAGGCCGCCGTCGATGCGCGCGAGGAGGCGCGCGCCCAGGGCCAGGACCTGCTGATCCTCGCCCGCACCGACGCGAACCACGGTCATGGCCTGGCCGAGGCCATCGCCCGCGCCCAGGGCTTCGCCGAGCTGGGCGCCGACATCCTCTTCGTCGAGGCGCCGCGCGACACCGCCGAGATGGAGACCGTCTGCCGGGAGGTGCCCGGCTGGAAGATGGCCAACCTGGTCGAGGGCGGCGACACCCCGCTGCTGAGCCCGCCCGAGTTGGAGGCCCTGGGGTATTCCATCGCCGCCTACCCCCTGACCCTGCTGAGCGCCGCCATGCGCGCCACCCGCGACGCCCTGGCCGCCATGGCCAGCGGCCAGCACCCCACCGGTCTGCTGATGGACTTCGCCGAGCTGCGCGAACGGGTCGGGTTCGACGCCTACTATGCCGAAGAGGCGCGCTACGCGGGGGCGCGGCAGCGGGACTGA
- a CDS encoding TRAP transporter large permease, translating to METLIVLLALFALLLAGVPVAFALAGLGLGMLFLGGFSPLMVPQGLLSTVDNFILLAVPLFLLMSNVLLKGGVGRDLFAAVQAWVGHWPGGLAVATILSCGIFAAISGSSVATAATIGTVAIPEMLKRGYARPFVLGLLAAGGTLGILIPPSIPMIVFGFITEESVIQLFLAGIGPGLLLIGLFIGFSMLYAKFGGGFTPMEKASWGERKATLLRASPTFALAGLIIWGIYAGAFTPTEAAAIGFAASLVITGVILRTLTWPALKAATLDAMRTTVTILLIVAGAKVFGKAITLYRIPQDISAFITANVDEAALFILFCALVLVLMGLFLEALSMMLIMVPVLSPSLAALGIDPIWFGIFFVIMVECALITPPVGLNLYVIQAVGKAGMGEVARGVWPFLALMLVAVVIIYLVPDIALYIPFKL from the coding sequence ATGGAAACCCTTATCGTTCTTCTCGCGCTCTTCGCGCTGCTGCTGGCGGGCGTGCCGGTGGCCTTCGCCCTGGCCGGCCTGGGGCTGGGCATGCTGTTTCTCGGGGGCTTCTCGCCGCTGATGGTGCCGCAGGGCCTCCTGTCTACGGTGGACAACTTCATCCTGCTGGCCGTGCCGCTGTTCCTGCTGATGTCCAACGTGCTGCTGAAGGGCGGCGTCGGGCGCGACCTCTTCGCCGCCGTCCAGGCCTGGGTCGGCCACTGGCCCGGCGGGCTGGCGGTCGCCACCATCCTGTCCTGCGGCATCTTCGCGGCGATTTCCGGCTCCTCCGTGGCTACGGCGGCGACCATCGGCACCGTGGCGATCCCCGAGATGCTGAAGCGCGGCTACGCCCGCCCCTTCGTCCTGGGCCTGCTGGCGGCCGGCGGGACGCTGGGGATCCTGATCCCGCCCTCGATCCCGATGATCGTCTTCGGCTTCATCACCGAGGAGTCGGTGATCCAGCTCTTCCTGGCCGGGATCGGCCCCGGCCTGCTGCTGATCGGGCTCTTCATCGGCTTCTCGATGCTCTACGCCAAGTTCGGCGGCGGCTTCACGCCGATGGAAAAGGCGAGCTGGGGCGAGCGCAAGGCCACGCTGCTGCGTGCCTCCCCCACCTTCGCGCTGGCCGGGCTGATCATCTGGGGCATCTATGCCGGCGCCTTCACGCCGACGGAGGCGGCGGCCATCGGCTTCGCCGCCAGCCTGGTCATCACCGGGGTGATCCTGCGCACCCTGACCTGGCCAGCCCTGAAGGCGGCGACGCTGGATGCCATGCGCACCACCGTGACGATCCTGCTGATCGTCGCGGGCGCGAAGGTCTTCGGCAAGGCCATCACCCTCTACCGCATCCCCCAGGACATCTCCGCCTTCATCACGGCCAACGTCGACGAGGCGGCGCTTTTCATTCTCTTCTGCGCCCTGGTGCTAGTGCTGATGGGGCTGTTCCTGGAGGCGCTCTCCATGATGCTGATCATGGTGCCGGTGCTCTCGCCCTCCCTGGCCGCGCTGGGCATCGACCCGATCTGGTTCGGCATCTTCTTCGTCATCATGGTGGAATGCGCCCTGATCACCCCGCCGGTCGGCCTCAACCTCTACGTCATACAAGCGGTCGGAAAGGCCGGCATGGGCGAAGTCGCGCGCGGAGTCTGGCCCTTCCTGGCATTGATGCTGGTCGCCGTGGTGATCATCTACCTGGTACCGGACATCGCGCTCTATATTCCCTTCAAGTTGTAG
- a CDS encoding TRAP transporter small permease encodes MFRLLDRLTDLLAHLAAWLFFATAAMISYEVAARYLFNAPTIWAEELSRVFLVWGTFLAMAALLRRRSHIRITLITGHLSAAAQRGCEIFAMAMVALLSAVAGWYGGTIAFDSFERGRTTATMLDLPQWTLEVTVPLGFALLFAQALAETLRLLAGETPPSGHDGEDAGAH; translated from the coding sequence ATGTTTCGGCTTCTCGACCGCCTGACCGACCTGCTCGCCCATCTTGCCGCCTGGCTGTTCTTCGCCACGGCGGCGATGATTTCCTACGAGGTCGCGGCCCGTTATCTCTTCAACGCGCCGACCATCTGGGCGGAGGAACTGTCGCGCGTCTTCCTGGTCTGGGGCACCTTCCTGGCCATGGCCGCGCTGCTGCGCCGGCGTAGCCACATCCGCATCACCCTGATCACCGGCCACCTCAGCGCCGCCGCCCAGCGGGGCTGCGAGATCTTCGCCATGGCGATGGTCGCCCTGCTGTCGGCGGTGGCCGGCTGGTACGGCGGCACCATCGCCTTCGACTCCTTCGAGCGCGGGCGAACCACGGCGACGATGCTCGACCTGCCGCAGTGGACGCTGGAGGTCACGGTCCCGCTCGGCTTCGCGCTGCTGTTCGCCCAAGCCCTGGCCGAGACCCTGCGCCTGCTCGCCGGCGAGACACCCCCAAGCGGTCACGACGGCGAAGACGCCGGAGCTCACTAG
- a CDS encoding TRAP transporter substrate-binding protein has product MKRLLGAAACAAALALALPVTAPSAEAAETTLRITLQLPLKSHLGQNLTLFKEEVESASNGEIEVQIFDSAQLYKDSEVPQAVGSGAIEMGVASLTRFVGDIPAVDIFYMPFVFNSEPLVRAATAADSPVRGPLDEAILDTGSRVLWWQAYGGAVMLSQDEPLRTPADIEGQKVRVFGKTLGSFVEAVGGVPTLISGSEQYLAYQRGTVDVGMTGVSGVRSRSLWEVMDWITVTNHADIEFIVLVNEEFWQELPEAHREIIATAAATADAAVRDRITEIENEAYDAAKENGMQVHELSSEEIEAWRAGSQPVIDQYLAETGELGRQVYEAALELRSSVSN; this is encoded by the coding sequence ATGAAACGCTTGTTGGGAGCGGCTGCCTGCGCCGCCGCCTTGGCTCTGGCTCTGCCCGTGACGGCCCCTTCCGCCGAGGCCGCCGAAACCACGCTGCGCATCACCCTGCAGCTACCGCTCAAGAGCCATCTCGGCCAGAATCTGACGCTCTTCAAGGAAGAGGTCGAGAGCGCCTCGAACGGCGAGATCGAGGTGCAGATCTTCGATTCCGCACAGCTTTACAAGGACAGCGAAGTTCCCCAGGCGGTCGGCTCTGGCGCGATCGAGATGGGCGTGGCCTCGCTGACCCGCTTCGTCGGCGACATTCCGGCGGTCGACATCTTCTACATGCCCTTCGTCTTCAACTCGGAGCCGCTGGTGCGCGCCGCCACGGCTGCGGACAGCCCGGTGCGCGGGCCGCTGGACGAGGCGATCCTGGACACCGGCAGCCGCGTGCTCTGGTGGCAGGCCTACGGTGGTGCCGTCATGCTGTCCCAGGACGAGCCGCTGCGCACCCCGGCGGACATCGAGGGCCAGAAGGTCCGCGTCTTCGGCAAGACGCTCGGCAGCTTCGTCGAGGCGGTGGGCGGCGTGCCGACCCTGATTTCCGGGTCCGAGCAATATCTCGCCTACCAGCGCGGCACGGTCGACGTCGGCATGACCGGCGTTTCCGGCGTCCGTTCCCGCTCACTCTGGGAGGTGATGGACTGGATCACCGTGACCAACCACGCCGACATCGAGTTCATCGTGCTGGTCAACGAGGAGTTCTGGCAGGAGCTGCCGGAAGCGCATCGCGAGATCATCGCGACGGCGGCCGCCACCGCCGACGCCGCCGTGCGCGACCGCATCACCGAGATCGAGAACGAGGCCTATGACGCCGCCAAGGAAAACGGCATGCAGGTCCACGAGCTCTCGAGCGAGGAGATCGAAGCCTGGCGGGCCGGCTCGCAGCCGGTGATCGACCAGTACCTGGCCGAGACCGGCGAGCTCGGACGGCAGGTCTACGAGGCGGCCCTGGAGCTGCGCAGCAGCGTCAGCAACTAA
- a CDS encoding thiamine phosphate synthase, translated as MRCRLYLVTPPDLESGGVSVDDLRRKLEAALSGGDIASLLIRADVGDEMLNALVEALTPPAQAADVAVLVEGRCDLADTYRCDGVHLEARPASLRSVRLAMGQDAILGADCGDSRHLAMVAGELGSDYVCFDARALETIAWWAEMMELPCVAWGHIDLESAPALIEAGADFLAVGRAVWDHPDGPKAAVEAFNALFVAAERDSRG; from the coding sequence ATGCGCTGCCGCCTCTACCTCGTGACGCCGCCGGACCTGGAGTCCGGCGGCGTTTCCGTTGACGACCTGCGCCGCAAGCTGGAGGCGGCCCTGTCGGGCGGCGACATCGCCAGCCTGCTGATCCGCGCCGATGTCGGCGACGAGATGCTCAACGCCCTGGTGGAGGCCCTGACGCCGCCGGCCCAAGCCGCCGACGTGGCGGTGCTGGTCGAGGGCCGCTGCGACCTGGCCGATACCTACCGCTGCGACGGCGTGCATCTGGAAGCCCGGCCGGCCAGCCTGCGCTCGGTACGCCTCGCGATGGGTCAGGACGCGATCCTGGGCGCCGACTGCGGCGACTCCCGCCACCTCGCCATGGTGGCGGGCGAACTGGGCAGCGACTACGTCTGCTTCGACGCCCGCGCGCTGGAGACCATCGCCTGGTGGGCCGAGATGATGGAATTGCCCTGCGTCGCCTGGGGCCACATCGACCTGGAGAGCGCCCCGGCCTTGATCGAGGCCGGCGCCGACTTCCTGGCCGTCGGCCGTGCCGTCTGGGACCATCCCGACGGCCCCAAGGCGGCGGTCGAGGCCTTCAACGCCCTCTTCGTCGCCGCGGAACGCGACAGCCGGGGGTGA
- a CDS encoding class I fructose-bisphosphate aldolase has translation MRITQRVKKILANYESDSPGTKTSLARILMEGKLGGSGKLVILPVDQGFEHGPVRSFAPNPPAYDPHYHYQLAIDAGLSAYAAPLGMLEAGADTFAGAIPTILKLNSSNSTATSKDQAITGSVEDALRLGCSAVGFTIYPGSDEQFEMMEEIRELAEEAKSVGLAVVIWSYPRGGELSKQGETAMDVTAYAAHMATLLGAHIIKVKPPTDALEQDEAKKVYKAQKIDISTLSKRIAHVVESCFAGRRLVVFSGGGAKDTAALLDEIRAIRDGGATGSIIGRNTFQRPREEALDLLSSIIKIYQGKV, from the coding sequence ATGCGCATCACCCAGCGGGTCAAGAAGATCCTCGCGAACTACGAGAGCGACAGTCCGGGCACGAAAACCAGCCTGGCGCGCATCCTGATGGAAGGCAAACTCGGCGGCAGCGGCAAGCTGGTCATCCTGCCGGTCGACCAGGGCTTCGAGCACGGCCCGGTCCGCAGCTTCGCGCCCAACCCGCCGGCCTACGACCCGCACTATCACTACCAGCTCGCGATCGACGCCGGCCTGTCGGCCTACGCCGCGCCGCTGGGCATGCTCGAGGCCGGCGCCGATACCTTCGCCGGGGCGATCCCGACCATCCTCAAGCTCAACTCCTCCAACTCCACCGCGACCTCCAAGGATCAGGCCATCACCGGCAGCGTCGAGGACGCGCTGCGCCTGGGCTGCTCGGCGGTGGGTTTCACCATCTACCCGGGCTCCGACGAGCAGTTCGAGATGATGGAGGAGATCCGCGAACTGGCCGAGGAGGCCAAGTCGGTCGGTCTGGCCGTGGTGATCTGGTCCTATCCGCGCGGCGGCGAGCTGTCCAAGCAGGGCGAGACGGCGATGGACGTCACCGCCTACGCCGCCCACATGGCGACGCTGCTGGGCGCCCACATCATCAAGGTCAAGCCGCCGACCGACGCGCTGGAGCAGGACGAGGCCAAGAAAGTCTACAAGGCGCAGAAGATCGACATATCGACCCTGTCGAAGCGGATCGCGCATGTCGTCGAATCCTGCTTCGCCGGCCGCCGACTGGTGGTCTTCTCCGGCGGCGGCGCCAAGGACACCGCCGCCCTGCTCGATGAGATCCGGGCCATCCGGGACGGCGGCGCCACCGGCTCGATCATCGGGCGCAACACCTTCCAGCGGCCGCGCGAGGAGGCGCTGGACCTGCTGAGTTCGATCATCAAGATCTATCAGGGCAAAGTCTGA
- a CDS encoding LytTR family DNA-binding domain-containing protein, producing the protein MRERLGFFFRWSTLPVLVGLVLAGLGPFGTFDLPFWRRAIFWVPAVWLNWIIAETAMRRIFLRFAEQLPRRSVTLPLLASLLISPVMTAVVFGVARVLGHSLQSSVLSVHWQVLLITAAVMLPTYAWSVARSNRAADAVDRAIDAALTEAENEAVEGETGFQRRWPADLHGRLLFLEMEDHYLRIHTSEGSDIILFRMEDAARDLQGQGLRVHRSYWVAEGALAGARRHGQSWRLRLIDGREVPVGRTYRSQLRAAGWLRRKLPSYTAA; encoded by the coding sequence ATGCGTGAACGGCTGGGCTTTTTCTTCAGGTGGTCGACCTTGCCGGTCCTGGTCGGGCTGGTCCTGGCCGGGCTGGGTCCGTTCGGCACCTTCGACCTGCCGTTCTGGCGGCGCGCAATCTTCTGGGTGCCGGCCGTCTGGCTGAACTGGATCATCGCCGAGACCGCGATGCGCCGCATTTTCCTGCGGTTCGCCGAACAATTGCCGCGGCGCAGCGTGACCCTGCCCCTGCTTGCCAGCCTGCTGATCTCACCGGTCATGACGGCGGTGGTCTTCGGCGTCGCCCGGGTGCTGGGCCACTCGCTTCAATCCTCGGTCTTATCGGTCCACTGGCAGGTTCTGCTCATCACCGCCGCCGTGATGCTGCCCACCTACGCCTGGTCGGTCGCCCGCTCCAATCGCGCCGCCGATGCGGTCGACCGCGCCATCGACGCCGCCCTGACCGAAGCCGAGAACGAAGCGGTCGAGGGAGAAACCGGTTTCCAGCGGCGCTGGCCGGCGGACTTGCACGGCCGCCTGCTGTTCCTGGAGATGGAGGACCACTACCTGCGCATCCATACCAGCGAGGGGAGCGACATTATCCTCTTCCGCATGGAGGATGCGGCGCGCGACCTGCAGGGCCAGGGGTTGCGCGTCCATCGCTCCTACTGGGTGGCCGAAGGCGCGCTCGCGGGCGCCCGACGACACGGCCAAAGCTGGCGTCTGCGGCTCATCGACGGCCGCGAGGTTCCGGTGGGCCGCACCTATCGGTCCCAATTGCGCGCCGCCGGCTGGCTGCGTCGGAAGCTGCCCTCCTACACGGCAGCATGA
- the gap gene encoding type I glyceraldehyde-3-phosphate dehydrogenase, producing MAVRVGINGFGRIGRLVLRAALEAKRSDIEFVAINDLGSAEANAHLLTYDSVHGRYPGEIGFGEASITVDGKSIKVLAERDPAKLPWGELGVDVVMECTGIFTSKEKASAHLQGGAKKVIVSAPASGADLTVVYGVNHDQLSADHTVISNASCTTNCLAPVAHILHKTFGLEQGFMTTIHAYTGDQNTVDSLHKDPHRARAAALSMIPTSTGAAKAVGLVLPELNGKLDGVAIRVPTPNVSLVDLKFTSSKPLDAGAINAAMEEAAASNPLKGILEVNSAPLVSVDFNHSSASSVFDAGGTKVLGQTFGRVMSWYDNEWGFSNRMTDTAVTLGELL from the coding sequence ATGGCAGTTCGCGTCGGCATCAACGGGTTCGGGCGGATCGGCCGCCTGGTGCTGCGCGCGGCCCTCGAGGCCAAGCGCAGCGATATCGAGTTCGTGGCGATCAACGACCTGGGCTCGGCCGAGGCCAACGCCCACCTGCTGACCTACGACTCGGTGCACGGGCGCTATCCCGGCGAGATCGGCTTCGGCGAGGCCTCCATCACGGTCGACGGCAAGAGCATCAAGGTGCTGGCCGAGCGCGACCCGGCCAAGCTGCCCTGGGGCGAGCTGGGCGTCGACGTGGTGATGGAGTGCACCGGCATCTTCACCTCCAAGGAGAAGGCCAGCGCCCACCTGCAGGGCGGCGCCAAGAAGGTGATCGTCTCGGCCCCCGCCTCCGGCGCGGACCTGACCGTGGTCTACGGCGTCAACCACGACCAGTTGAGCGCGGATCACACGGTGATCTCCAACGCCTCCTGCACCACCAACTGCCTGGCGCCGGTGGCCCACATCCTGCACAAGACCTTCGGGCTCGAGCAGGGCTTCATGACCACCATCCACGCCTATACCGGCGACCAGAACACCGTCGACTCCCTGCACAAGGACCCGCACCGCGCCCGCGCGGCGGCCCTTTCGATGATCCCGACCTCGACCGGTGCGGCCAAGGCGGTCGGGCTGGTGCTGCCGGAGCTGAACGGCAAGCTGGACGGCGTGGCGATCCGAGTGCCGACCCCCAACGTCAGCCTGGTCGACCTGAAGTTCACCTCCAGCAAGCCGCTCGACGCCGGTGCGATCAACGCGGCGATGGAAGAAGCAGCCGCGTCCAACCCGCTCAAGGGCATCCTAGAGGTCAACAGCGCGCCGCTGGTCTCGGTCGACTTCAATCACTCCTCGGCCAGTTCGGTCTTCGACGCCGGGGGCACCAAGGTGCTGGGCCAGACCTTCGGCCGGGTTATGTCCTGGTACGACAACGAGTGGGGCTTCTCGAATCGCATGACCGACACCGCCGTGACACTCGGCGAGCTGCTGTAA
- the tkt gene encoding transketolase translates to MAETRHDFDPTTHGTSLTEMANAIRALSMDAVQKANSGHPGMPMGMADVATVLFSQFLRFDPQRPDWPDRDRFVLSAGHGSMLLYSLLHLTGYEDMPIEELANFRQLGSRTAGHPEYGHAAGIETTTGPLGQGLGNAVGMALAERLLAARFGEALVEHHTYCLVGDGCLMEGISHEAISLAGHLKLNKLIVLFDDNAISIDGGTDLSCSDDQLVRFQASGWDTQRVDGHDPVAVAAAIAAAQASDAPSLIACKTVIGFGAPNKQGTAATHGSPLGDAEIAAARKELGWNAAPFVVPDAILAAWRAVGAQGAGLSAAWDARLADAAPADQAELKRRLTGDPPDGLEQAIVTFKQEIVAEAPSVATRVASQKVLSALTGVLPELTGGSADLTGSNGTRAAGMQVVTRDDFTGSYIHYGVREHGMAAAMNGMALHGGILPYGGTFLVFSDYCRPSIRLAALMQQRVVFVMTHDSIGLGEDGPTHQPVEHLAALRAIPGLKVFRPADAVETAECWELALRSNGPSVLALTRQNLPTVRGEHAAENYCSWGAYILASAASQRQVTLLASGSEVQVALEARQKLQDEGISAAVVSMPSWEVFLEQPAHYRDEVLGPGALQIAVEAASPFGWNRWVGLDGTVVGMPGFGASGKAEDLYEHFGITAEGVVKAVKAWL, encoded by the coding sequence GTGGCCGAGACGCGCCACGATTTCGACCCAACCACCCATGGTACGAGCCTGACGGAGATGGCCAACGCCATCCGCGCGCTCTCCATGGACGCCGTTCAGAAGGCCAACAGCGGCCACCCCGGCATGCCGATGGGCATGGCCGACGTGGCGACGGTTCTCTTCAGCCAGTTCCTGAGGTTCGACCCCCAGCGCCCCGACTGGCCCGACCGCGACCGCTTCGTGCTGTCCGCCGGCCACGGCTCGATGCTGCTCTACAGCCTGCTTCATCTCACCGGCTACGAAGACATGCCGATCGAGGAACTGGCCAACTTCCGTCAGCTCGGCAGCCGCACCGCCGGTCATCCCGAGTATGGCCATGCCGCCGGCATCGAGACGACGACCGGCCCGCTCGGCCAGGGTCTCGGCAACGCGGTCGGCATGGCGCTGGCCGAGCGCCTGCTGGCCGCGCGCTTCGGCGAAGCGCTGGTCGAGCACCACACCTACTGCCTGGTCGGCGACGGCTGCCTGATGGAAGGCATCAGCCACGAGGCGATCAGCCTCGCCGGGCATCTGAAACTGAATAAGCTGATCGTGCTGTTCGACGACAACGCGATTTCCATCGACGGCGGCACCGATCTGTCCTGTTCCGACGATCAGCTCGTCCGCTTCCAGGCCAGCGGCTGGGATACGCAGCGCGTCGACGGCCACGATCCGGTCGCGGTGGCCGCGGCAATCGCGGCGGCCCAGGCCAGCGACGCCCCGTCCCTGATCGCCTGCAAGACCGTGATCGGCTTCGGCGCCCCGAACAAGCAGGGTACGGCCGCCACCCACGGGTCCCCCCTGGGCGACGCCGAGATCGCGGCGGCACGCAAGGAATTGGGCTGGAACGCCGCGCCCTTCGTCGTGCCCGACGCGATTCTGGCGGCCTGGCGCGCGGTCGGCGCGCAGGGTGCCGGCTTGTCGGCCGCCTGGGACGCCCGGCTCGCCGACGCCGCCCCCGCCGATCAGGCGGAGCTGAAACGCCGCCTCACCGGCGATCCGCCGGACGGGCTCGAGCAGGCCATCGTCACGTTCAAGCAGGAGATCGTGGCAGAGGCGCCCTCCGTCGCGACCCGCGTCGCCTCCCAGAAGGTGCTCAGTGCCCTGACCGGGGTTCTGCCGGAACTGACGGGCGGCTCGGCCGACCTGACCGGATCGAACGGCACCCGCGCCGCCGGCATGCAGGTGGTCACGCGCGACGACTTCACGGGCAGCTACATTCACTACGGCGTGCGCGAGCACGGCATGGCCGCGGCCATGAACGGCATGGCGCTGCACGGCGGCATCCTGCCCTACGGCGGCACTTTCCTGGTGTTCAGCGACTACTGCCGCCCCTCGATCCGCCTGGCCGCGCTGATGCAGCAGCGGGTCGTCTTCGTGATGACCCACGATTCCATCGGCTTGGGCGAGGACGGCCCGACCCACCAGCCGGTCGAACATCTGGCGGCGCTGCGGGCGATCCCCGGCCTCAAGGTCTTCCGCCCCGCCGATGCCGTCGAGACGGCGGAGTGCTGGGAGCTGGCTCTGCGGAGCAATGGCCCGAGCGTGCTCGCGCTGACCCGCCAGAACCTGCCGACGGTGCGCGGCGAGCACGCGGCGGAGAACTACTGCTCCTGGGGCGCCTACATCCTGGCCTCGGCGGCGAGTCAGCGGCAAGTCACCCTGCTGGCATCGGGATCCGAGGTGCAGGTCGCGCTAGAGGCACGCCAGAAACTGCAGGACGAGGGCATCTCCGCGGCGGTCGTTTCCATGCCGAGCTGGGAAGTCTTCCTGGAGCAGCCGGCCCACTACCGCGACGAAGTCCTGGGCCCGGGTGCCCTGCAGATCGCGGTCGAGGCGGCCTCCCCCTTCGGCTGGAACCGCTGGGTCGGCCTGGACGGCACGGTGGTGGGCATGCCCGGCTTCGGCGCATCGGGCAAGGCCGAGGATCTTTACGAACACTTCGGCATCACGGCCGAAGGCGTGGTCAAGGCGGTGAAAGCCTGGCTTTGA
- a CDS encoding cell division protein ZapA, giving the protein MAQVTITINGRPYQIGCEDGQEPHLLGLANYVDGRMRDLSASVGQVGEARLLVMMSLLIADELAEASNRLEALEASGQVAATGPKASDGAVAEVEAAASERLQRAAQHLESLSARLEAG; this is encoded by the coding sequence ATGGCGCAGGTCACCATCACCATCAATGGCCGGCCGTATCAGATCGGCTGCGAGGACGGTCAGGAGCCGCATCTGCTCGGCCTGGCGAACTACGTCGACGGCCGCATGCGCGACCTCTCGGCATCGGTGGGGCAGGTCGGCGAGGCGCGCCTGCTGGTCATGATGAGTCTCCTGATTGCCGACGAACTGGCCGAGGCGAGCAACCGCCTGGAGGCGCTCGAAGCGTCCGGGCAGGTCGCGGCAACCGGGCCGAAAGCCTCGGATGGCGCCGTGGCCGAAGTGGAAGCCGCAGCGTCCGAACGGCTGCAGCGGGCGGCGCAGCATCTCGAGTCCTTGAGCGCGCGCTTGGAAGCGGGGTGA
- a CDS encoding 5-formyltetrahydrofolate cyclo-ligase, producing the protein MSELPASSKSASSKTALRATMAEVRRRAAAAAPGAAEAVRERALTDPTFVAEPQVSGSQTGALILSAYWPMRDELDPRPLMLALAARAWKLCLPVVERTGAALTFRAWVPGDPLVEARFGTQIPSEGSEVVTPDVLLVPLLAFDRRGYRLGYGGGFYDRTLADLRSRKTVTAMGLAYAGQEVEAVPTEPTDQRLDALVTERGLLSFT; encoded by the coding sequence ATGAGCGAGTTACCCGCCAGCAGTAAGTCGGCCAGCAGCAAGACGGCCTTGCGCGCCACCATGGCGGAGGTCCGCCGCCGCGCGGCCGCTGCGGCGCCGGGCGCGGCGGAGGCGGTCCGCGAGCGCGCCCTGACCGACCCAACCTTCGTCGCCGAACCGCAAGTCTCCGGTTCGCAGACAGGGGCGTTGATCCTGTCCGCCTACTGGCCCATGCGTGACGAACTGGACCCTCGACCCCTGATGCTGGCCCTGGCGGCCCGGGCCTGGAAGCTCTGCCTGCCGGTGGTCGAGCGGACCGGTGCGGCGCTGACCTTCCGTGCCTGGGTCCCCGGCGACCCACTGGTCGAAGCGCGTTTCGGCACCCAGATACCGTCGGAGGGGTCGGAGGTCGTGACCCCGGATGTTCTTCTGGTCCCGCTCCTGGCCTTCGATCGGCGTGGCTACCGGTTGGGCTACGGGGGCGGTTTTTACGACCGGACACTGGCCGACCTGCGGAGCCGCAAGACGGTGACGGCCATGGGCCTGGCCTATGCCGGGCAGGAAGTGGAAGCGGTCCCGACCGAACCGACCGACCAGCGGCTCGACGCCCTGGTTACCGAACGGGGCTTGCTGAGCTTCACGTGA